One window from the genome of Planctomycetaceae bacterium encodes:
- the ppk1 gene encoding polyphosphate kinase 1, whose amino-acid sequence MSHEESDFFNRELSWLEFNQRVLDEACDPSVPLLEQLRFLAITASNLDEFFMVRVGSLLTSIRRGDTGADPAGMTPLEQLTAISKRTQQMVADQNRIYLGQLEPQLAEIGIRRRRADELNEKQSEFLDSVFQEQLQAVLTPIAVHDPARFPLLFGRTLNVAVQLKCASSPSGHRFAVVPFGRFDLRYITLPSNGGHEFILTEDVIAMMAERFFPGEEVISTVPFRVTRNADLSVSEEDGADLLAEMEDVLDYRKDSFCTRLELSDQVTRAMMDFLKTLLRLGERDIYVVPGIVGMSDLMQIADISGFDQYLYPPWSSCENPLFEPGESIFEAIRLQDILLHHPYESFDPLLRLLNEAAEDRDVVAIKQTLYRTSRNSPVVKALMKAAENGKNVTVIVELKARFDEARNIEWARQMEYSGVQVIYGVRGLKTHAKACIVVRREPQGFQRYVHFGTGNYNELTAKFYTDISYMTCNRELGNDAISWFNAITGSSQIQQFAQIESAPIGMREKLLEMISVEADRAKNGDQGRIILKLNSLADPDMIQALYKASQAGVLIHLNIRGICCLKPGVPGLSENITVTSIIDRFLEHARILYFYHGGDERVFISSADWMTRNLDRRVELLIPLLDDSCKRRAISILKACLRDNLRARRITATGQSEPRDTMPTRPYRCQLEFQRRAREAAEAASERNRTTFVPVEPG is encoded by the coding sequence ATGTCACACGAAGAATCTGACTTCTTCAACCGCGAACTCAGCTGGCTTGAATTTAACCAGCGCGTCCTGGACGAAGCTTGTGACCCATCCGTGCCCCTGCTGGAACAACTTCGCTTTCTGGCCATCACCGCATCCAACCTGGATGAATTTTTCATGGTGCGCGTGGGCAGTTTGCTGACGTCGATTCGACGAGGTGACACGGGCGCTGATCCAGCCGGGATGACGCCGCTGGAACAACTGACGGCCATCAGCAAGCGTACTCAGCAAATGGTGGCCGACCAGAATCGTATCTACCTGGGTCAACTGGAACCTCAGCTTGCTGAAATTGGCATCCGTCGGCGGCGGGCCGACGAGCTGAATGAAAAACAATCAGAATTTCTTGACAGCGTTTTTCAGGAACAACTGCAGGCTGTCCTCACGCCCATCGCTGTCCATGACCCTGCCAGGTTTCCACTTCTGTTTGGCCGAACGCTGAATGTGGCCGTTCAACTCAAGTGCGCCTCATCCCCCAGCGGACACCGGTTCGCTGTCGTGCCTTTCGGACGATTCGACCTGCGATACATCACGCTGCCTTCAAACGGCGGGCATGAATTCATTCTGACCGAAGATGTCATCGCCATGATGGCCGAACGATTCTTTCCTGGTGAGGAAGTCATTTCGACGGTGCCGTTTCGCGTCACACGAAATGCCGACCTGAGCGTGAGTGAAGAAGATGGCGCGGACCTGCTGGCCGAAATGGAAGACGTGCTGGATTATCGCAAGGATAGTTTTTGTACGCGTCTCGAACTTTCCGATCAGGTGACGCGTGCCATGATGGATTTTCTGAAGACACTCCTCAGACTCGGGGAACGCGACATCTATGTCGTCCCCGGGATTGTTGGCATGAGCGACCTGATGCAAATTGCCGACATCAGCGGCTTCGATCAGTATCTGTACCCACCGTGGTCTTCCTGCGAAAACCCGTTGTTCGAACCAGGTGAATCGATCTTCGAGGCCATTCGGCTTCAGGACATCCTGCTTCATCACCCATATGAATCGTTCGATCCGCTGCTTCGGCTGCTGAACGAAGCTGCCGAAGACCGGGATGTCGTGGCTATCAAACAAACGCTGTATCGAACAAGCCGAAACAGTCCGGTTGTCAAGGCTCTGATGAAGGCCGCAGAAAACGGAAAGAACGTGACTGTCATCGTGGAACTGAAGGCCAGATTCGATGAAGCACGCAACATCGAATGGGCGCGACAGATGGAATACAGCGGCGTTCAGGTGATTTATGGCGTCCGCGGATTAAAGACCCATGCGAAGGCCTGCATCGTTGTTCGTCGCGAACCCCAGGGTTTCCAGCGATATGTTCATTTTGGAACCGGGAACTACAACGAACTCACGGCGAAGTTCTACACGGACATTAGCTACATGACGTGCAACCGCGAATTGGGCAATGATGCGATCTCCTGGTTCAACGCGATCACGGGTTCTTCACAGATTCAGCAGTTTGCTCAAATCGAATCTGCCCCGATCGGTATGCGGGAAAAACTGCTGGAAATGATCTCGGTCGAAGCAGACCGTGCAAAGAATGGCGACCAGGGACGCATCATCCTCAAACTCAATTCCCTGGCCGATCCCGATATGATTCAGGCTCTTTACAAGGCCTCGCAGGCAGGCGTCCTGATTCATCTGAATATCCGCGGCATTTGCTGCCTGAAGCCGGGCGTACCGGGACTCAGCGAAAACATCACCGTTACCAGTATCATCGATCGATTTCTGGAACACGCTCGCATCCTCTATTTTTACCATGGTGGTGACGAACGCGTCTTCATCTCCAGCGCGGACTGGATGACAAGAAATCTGGATCGCCGAGTCGAACTGCTGATCCCGCTTCTGGATGATTCCTGCAAGCGTCGCGCGATCAGTATTCTGAAAGCATGCCTGCGGGATAATCTGCGCGCTCGCAGAATTACTGCCACTGGGCAGAGTGAGCCGCGAGACACAATGCCGACTCGCCCCTATCGATGCCAGCTGGAATTTCAGCGCCGCGCACGCGAAGCGGCCGAAGCGGCATCAGAAAGAAACCGCACGACATTCGTGCCCGTGGAACCCGGTTAA